CGGATTCATACGCCTCTTTCAATCGTATAGTTAACAGCTTGCAGCGCAAGTACATAGAGCTCCGCGAAGAGTTCTCGGCGCAGCAGGAGAAGTTGGTCGAGGCGAACAAACGCTTGGTCGAAATGTCAAGCCGCAATCTGGCCGTCACCGAGTTCCTCAACGGTATTCTTCAAGGCATGGCGGCGGGGGTGATCGCGGTCGACGAACGGGGGCGGATCACCCATTTCAATCCGGCGGCCTCGCTCATGCTTGGTATTCCCGTAGGTGAGCCGACTGGTAGGTACTATCGCGAAGTAATCCCGCCCGGCGAGCCGATCGAGGCGAACGCTCTTCGCGCCACTCAGTCCGGCCGAGCGGTCGATTCCGTGGAGAAAGTTTGGCGTCTGGCCGACGGCACCCGACTGATTGTCTCGGTATCCACCGCAATCATGACTGATGAGCAGGGAAAGTCTATCGGCGCCGTGGAGGTCTTCCACGATCTGACCAAGATCAAGAAAATGGAACAGGAGATCACCCGCCTGAATACGCTGGCGGCGCTGGGCGAAATGGCGGCCGCAGTAGCGCATCAGGTTCGCAACCCGCTCTCGGGCATACTTGGTTACGGATCACTGCTCAAGCGCGATATGGATGAAAACGACTCGCGCCAAAAGCTGGTCAATCGTATTTGTGACGGAGTCGAAACACTGAACCGGACCGTCACCACGCTGCTGGACTATACACGTCGCGAGGAAATCCGCCGCCGCGAAATCGTTTTCCGCGATTTTCTGGTCGAGGCCGTCCGGCAGTTTCACCGCGATCACGAGGGCATGGCCGCGGGAATGAGAATCATCGTTCCTCAGGCCGATCAGGCCGATCCCGCCGGCGTAGTGTGGCTCGATCCGGTGCTCTTTCGCCAAGTGCTGTTCAACCTGTTCTGCAATTCGACCGAGG
This region of Candidatus Zixiibacteriota bacterium genomic DNA includes:
- a CDS encoding ATP-binding protein; its protein translation is MDDKPEYSSDSSIEATASLAEFADSYASFNRIVNSLQRKYIELREEFSAQQEKLVEANKRLVEMSSRNLAVTEFLNGILQGMAAGVIAVDERGRITHFNPAASLMLGIPVGEPTGRYYREVIPPGEPIEANALRATQSGRAVDSVEKVWRLADGTRLIVSVSTAIMTDEQGKSIGAVEVFHDLTKIKKMEQEITRLNTLAALGEMAAAVAHQVRNPLSGILGYGSLLKRDMDENDSRQKLVNRICDGVETLNRTVTTLLDYTRREEIRRREIVFRDFLVEAVRQFHRDHEGMAAGMRIIVPQADQADPAGVVWLDPVLFRQVLFNLFCNSTEACGGNGEIQVEYRKLPRQSATAQYADRLLLGLDETVFEVIVRDNGPGVPLEALDSLFAPFFTTREGGNGLGLAMSWKIMKAHGGDIALDRAFTGGARFVLLLPVRISSAEAPAG